Proteins from one Porites lutea chromosome 3, jaPorLute2.1, whole genome shotgun sequence genomic window:
- the LOC140931530 gene encoding aquaporin-4-like: MVRWQTFVAIFLPSVVESVCTMFFVLIGCSSTISWPQEETGPNLASISLCFGLSYAFLVNISNCFSNGFINPAITMALVVNKTLSVTRGFCFILAHLVGAVIGAGLLYLIVPYESHGLLGVSHMKSVAPLVGFGVELLTSLVVMLTVLTCTDGGERALDTSASLVIGAAVTACHLFAYPVSGCGINPARSFGPAVVMNYWTDHWVYWFGSIIGALFASGIYHVAQNFPVTTEDELVITGKEIKNEAKSQGFELEGPQHPSQADMQTQTPYELKTTV; the protein is encoded by the exons ATGGTGCGCTGGCAAACGTTTGTAGCAATTTTCCTTCCATCTGTTGTAGAATCTGTCTGTACAATGTTTTTCGTTTTGATCGGGTGCAGTTCAACCATCTCctggccgcaagaagaaactgGCCCAAACCTCGCCAGCATTTCTTTGTGTTTTGGTCTGTCCTACGCATTTTTGGTGAACATCTCGAATTGTTTTAGCAATGGATTTATTAACCCTGCAATAACTATGGCATTAGTGGTGAACAAAACTCTGTCAGTGACAAGAGGTTTTTGCTTCATTTTGGCACATCTTGTCGGAG cTGTGATAGGAGCAGGACTTCTTTACTTGATTGTACCTTATGAGAGTCACGGTTTGCTTGGTGTGTCCCACATGAAGTCTGTTGCACCCCTGGTTGGGTTTGGAGTTGAGTTGCTGACGTCTTTGGTTGTAATGTTAACAGTGCTGACCTGTACAGATGGAGGGGAAAGAGCTCTTGATACGTCAGCATCTCTGGTCATAGGAGCTGCTGTTACAGCATGCCATTTGTTTGCG TATCCTGTGAGTGGGTGTGGAATCAACCCAGCTCGTTCTTTTGGCCCTGCAGTTGTCATGAACTATTGGACTGATCATTGG GTTTACTGGTTTGGTTCAATCATTGGTGCTCTATTTGCATCAGGAATCTACCACGTCGCACAAAACTTCCCTGTCACTACTGAAGATGAACTTGTTATCACTGGGAAAGAAATCAAGAATGAAGCCAAGTCACAAGGTTTTGAACTAGAAGGTCCTCAACATCCAAGCCAAGCTGACATGCAAACACAAACTCCTTATGAACTGAAAACAACAGTGTAG
- the LOC140930408 gene encoding ras suppressor protein 1-like, translating to MSKSVKKLVEEAKEQGYTDIDLCDRGLSNIKDIPGLTQLRSLVRLTLSHNRLTSLPESIGGLESLEYLNVFNNHIEELPMSLGNLKKLRHFNAAVNRLSSLPRGLGTASGLEILDLTYNNLQKESLPGNFSVMKQLRALYLGDNDFETLPDEIGELRNLQVLVLRDNDLVELPKALGNLTRLKELHLQNNRLTALPPELGELDMANPRHVFRAEGNAWLQQLEDQIVLGPSHVFEYIKTDGYKSLYERHIASGVTPPPKKEKEKTMKKSRKKGSMK from the exons ATGTCGAAGTCTGTAAAAAAGCTCGTCGAGGAAGCCAAAGAACAAGGCTATACTGATATAGATCTATGTGACAGAGGCTTGTCAAATATAAAGGATATCCCTGGACTGA ctCAGTTAAGAAGTCTGGTGCGGCTTACGCTAAGTCATAACAGACTAACAT CTCTTCCAGAATCCATAGGTGGCCTTGAAAGCCTGGAATATCTAAATGTCTTCAATAATCACATTGAG GAGCTTCCAATGTCTTTaggtaatttaaaaaaactacgACATTTTAATGCTGC GGTCAATCGCCTTAGTTCCTTACCTAGAGGCTTAGGAACAGCTTCTGGTTTGGAAATCTTGGATTTGACTTACAACAATCTTCAAAAAGAATCTCTACCAGGAAACTTTTCTGTTATGA aaCAGTTACGTGCTCTGTACCTTGGTGATAATGACTTTGAAACTTTGCCTGACGAGATAGGAGAGCTTCGAAACCTGCAagtg TTGGTGCTCCGAGACAATGATCTTGTAGAATTACCAAAAGCTCTTGGAAACCTTACACGACTAAAGGAACTTCATCTGCAAAACAACAGGCTCACAGCTCTTCCTCCTGAACTAG GTGAGCTTGACATGGCCAACCCTCGTCACGTGTTCAGAGCTGAAGGAAATGCATGGTTACAACAGCTGGAAGACCAAATTGTTTTAGGTCCATCACATGTGTTTGAGTACATCAAGACAGATGGATACAAAAG TTTGTATGAGCGACACATTGCATCTGGTGTTACTCCTCCacccaaaaaggaaaaagagaagACCATGAAGAAGAGCCGAAAGAAGGGCTCTATGAAGTAG